A section of the Limosilactobacillus reuteri genome encodes:
- a CDS encoding DUF2273 domain-containing protein gives MTELIKAYFWPLIGGIMGLLLAVLIITFGFFKTLFVLIFMAIGITAGYYIQKTGILTNVFK, from the coding sequence GTGACCGAACTCATTAAAGCCTATTTTTGGCCACTAATTGGTGGAATTATGGGATTGCTCTTAGCGGTCCTTATCATCACTTTTGGATTTTTCAAGACGCTTTTTGTTTTGATTTTTATGGCAATCGGGATTACCGCGGGTTATTATATTCAAAAAACTGGTATCTTAACAAATGTTTTTAAATAA